The following proteins come from a genomic window of Anaerobutyricum hallii:
- a CDS encoding tRNA (adenine(22)-N(1))-methyltransferase translates to MELSIRLKTVAEAVTPGNRVADIGTDHGYVPIYLVKNNLSPGGIAMDVNKGPLEKAKEHIRAEKLSGKIATRLGNGLAPLEPGETDTVVIAGMGGDLICKILKAKPEFLIEGKELILQPQSEWFKVRQILKEYRYQIEKEWFLKEDGKYYVIIKAEPGWTQPQRMKHKQPSIHEYMKEIADMPENQTVAKTEMEEIYERYGRYLIETKNPVLIEYLEKEIAKKEQIAADLKQSIKKMGNIEESEEISGKDRANIIKRQRRYQELQKEIEDMRKAIF, encoded by the coding sequence ATGGAACTTTCAATACGATTAAAAACAGTAGCAGAAGCGGTAACACCAGGAAATCGTGTGGCAGACATAGGAACGGATCATGGTTATGTGCCGATTTATCTTGTAAAGAATAACTTGTCACCAGGTGGTATTGCCATGGATGTGAATAAAGGACCACTTGAAAAAGCCAAGGAGCATATTCGTGCAGAAAAGCTTAGCGGTAAAATAGCAACCCGTCTTGGAAATGGACTTGCTCCACTAGAGCCAGGAGAAACAGATACGGTAGTTATTGCTGGTATGGGTGGTGATTTAATATGTAAAATACTAAAAGCAAAACCAGAATTTCTGATAGAAGGAAAGGAATTGATTTTACAGCCCCAGTCAGAATGGTTTAAAGTTCGCCAGATTTTAAAAGAATATCGTTATCAGATCGAAAAGGAATGGTTCTTAAAAGAAGATGGCAAATATTATGTTATTATCAAGGCAGAACCGGGATGGACGCAGCCACAGCGAATGAAGCACAAACAGCCTTCTATTCACGAATATATGAAAGAAATAGCAGATATGCCGGAGAATCAGACCGTTGCGAAGACAGAAATGGAAGAGATTTACGAACGGTATGGCAGATACTTAATCGAAACGAAAAATCCAGTCTTAATAGAATATTTAGAGAAAGAAATTGCAAAAAAAGAACAAATAGCAGCAGACTTAAAACAATCTATAAAGAAGATGGGAAATATAGAAGAATCCGAAGAAATTTCCGGAAAAGACCGGGCAAATATTATAAAAAGACAGCGAAGATATCAGGAATTACAAAAAGAAATAGAGGATATGAGAAAGGCCATTTTTTAA
- a CDS encoding histidinol-phosphatase HisJ family protein — protein MLADYHVHTAFSNDSVYLMEDVVKDAISLEIEDICFTDHVDYGPYRDWDDPRGIEYRAGEEDEPEWVALTNVEYKKYFSLIEELKEKYKKQISIKAGLEFGVQTHTIPEYEKLFASYPFDFIILSIHQVGDEEFWTNEYQSTRTQQEYNEGYYKELLSVVQNYHNYSVLGHMDLIVRYDEQGPYSFEKVKPIITEILKTVIADGKGIEVNTSNHRYGIADMTPSRDILKLYRELGGTIITIGSDSHKKEHLGAYIDWAKEELRKLGYTQFCTFEKMKPVFHDLE, from the coding sequence ATGTTAGCAGATTACCATGTACACACAGCGTTTAGTAATGATTCTGTTTATCTGATGGAAGATGTTGTTAAAGATGCGATTTCTTTGGAAATAGAGGATATCTGTTTTACAGATCATGTAGATTATGGTCCGTATCGTGACTGGGATGACCCAAGAGGGATTGAATATCGTGCGGGAGAGGAAGACGAACCGGAATGGGTTGCGCTTACTAACGTAGAATATAAAAAATATTTTTCACTAATTGAAGAACTGAAAGAAAAATATAAGAAGCAGATTTCAATAAAAGCCGGGTTGGAGTTTGGGGTGCAGACACATACCATTCCAGAATATGAGAAGTTATTTGCAAGTTATCCATTTGATTTCATTATCTTGTCCATCCATCAGGTAGGTGATGAAGAATTTTGGACAAACGAATACCAGAGTACGCGAACACAGCAGGAATATAATGAAGGGTATTATAAAGAATTACTTTCCGTTGTACAAAACTATCACAATTACAGTGTATTAGGACATATGGATTTAATAGTCCGTTATGATGAGCAGGGACCGTATTCATTTGAAAAAGTAAAACCAATTATCACAGAAATTTTAAAAACGGTCATTGCAGATGGAAAAGGAATAGAAGTAAACACTTCCAATCACCGCTACGGAATTGCAGATATGACACCATCAAGGGATATATTAAAACTTTACCGGGAACTTGGTGGCACAATTATCACGATCGGAAGTGACAGCCATAAAAAAGAACATCTTGGTGCGTATATTGACTGGGCGAAAGAGGAACTTCGTAAACTGGGGTATACACAATTTTGCACATTTGAGAAGATGAAACCGGTATTTCATGACTTGGAGTAA
- a CDS encoding phage holin family protein has product MVDIMLPLITCIFVVFDLASGGVSACANHEWKSSEMRKGLYHKFGSIMLVVLAYLIDYAQRYVDLGFQVPIAAGVCVYIILMELGSIVENIGKINPDLLPEKVRSILGLDKTK; this is encoded by the coding sequence ATGGTAGATATTATGTTACCCTTAATAACTTGTATTTTTGTAGTTTTTGATTTGGCTAGTGGCGGAGTATCCGCCTGTGCCAACCACGAGTGGAAATCCTCAGAAATGAGGAAAGGATTGTATCATAAATTTGGCTCCATTATGCTCGTGGTGCTTGCGTATCTTATCGACTATGCGCAGAGATATGTAGACTTAGGCTTTCAGGTGCCTATTGCCGCAGGAGTTTGTGTATACATTATTTTGATGGAGCTTGGCTCTATTGTGGAGAACATCGGTAAAATTAACCCTGATTTGCTCCCAGAAAAGGTTAGATCGATTCTGGGACTGGATAAAACGAAATAA